One Engystomops pustulosus chromosome 11, aEngPut4.maternal, whole genome shotgun sequence DNA window includes the following coding sequences:
- the C11H10orf88 gene encoding ATPase PAAT, translating to MSGPQAAVLGGRPQPPMLCSSSWHCQAELSSVLKLCAADTPAHSAEEPCRELCVLLELPSPSPADSSCSLSLQCAAQGKDRILSVTICSEARIIEFYGGSQDGQEEEYLGTSRGERLCTLNSSEEDSPVILYRTHLKLEFPVPSCTVKLLSLGGRCSVLVSEISVQMTSVPERCSQGSHVAGPSINLDRVQSIMDSMGGKMSPGAEQLMSMVRAQQKHQAPFGAHFMQLFSSFQQSRDQIKEEPRQQMQQADNIPDANGENREQTSTSHSSVQQISPGNDVKSIMSSLLQNALGPGQSSPGAESLGPLLRGLCRETRQESSLAPKEEKTDPALEKLVSAHMERMERTLMAHIDQRMRHLQEHLDTRLDGLIHLMQGNSLSRTSAVKLLNGHQEECDSGELSSH from the exons ATGTCTGGACCTCAAGCTGCGGTGCTGGGTGGGCGCCCTCAGCCCCCTATGCTGTGCTCCAGCTCCTGGCACTGCCAGGCCGAGCTGTCCTCTGTGCTCAAGCTGTGTGCTGCTGACACCCCTGCCCACAGTGCGGAGGAGCCCTGCAG GGAGCTTTGTGTTCTTCTGGAGCTGCCGTCACCCTCCCCAGCAGACAGTTCATGCTCCCTGTCTCTCCAGTGCGCAGCGCAAGGGAAAGATCGGATACTGAGCGTTACTATCTGCAGTGAAGCAAGGATCATTGAGTTTTATGGCGGGTCCCAAGATGGACAAGAAGAGGAGTACTTGGGTACCAGTCGCGGGGAGCGATTATGCACTTTGAACAGCAGCGAAGAAGACAGTCCTGTTATTTTGTACAGAACTCATCTGAAGTTGGAGTTCCCGGTGCCATCGTGCACTGTCAAG CTGCTATCACTTGGTGGCAGATGCAGTGTCCTGGTGAGTGAGATATCCGTGCAGATGACCTCTGTCCCTGAAAGATGTTCCCAGGGGTCACACGTGGCAGGTCCGTCCATTAATCTAGATCGTGTGCAGAGTATTATGGACAGCATGGGCGGAAAAATGTCCCCTGGAGCAGAGCAGCTCATGAGCATGGTCCGTGCACAGCAGAAG CACCAAGCACCTTTTGGCGCACACTTCATGCAGCTCTTTAGCAGCTTTCAGCAAAGCAGAGATCAAATCAAGGAGGAGCCCAGACAACAAATGCAACAGGCTGACAACATTCCTGATGCAAATGGAGAAAATCGAGAACAAACCTCCACGTCACACTCGTCTGTTCAACAGATAAGTCCAGGGAATGATGTGAAGTCTATTATGTCTTCTCTGCTGCAAAATGCACTGGGCCCAGGTCAAAGTTCTCCTGGTGCTGAATCCTTGGGGCCTCTCCTGCGTGGTCTTTGTAGAGAAACCCGACAAGAATCCTCCCTGGCACCAAA GGAGGAAAAGACTGATCCTGCTCTGGAGAAGCTTGTATCCGCACACATGGAGCGTATGGAGAGGACACTGATGGCTCACATCGATCAGAGAATGAGACATTTACAGGAGCATCTGGACACCAGACTGGACGGGTTAATACATCTGATGCAGGGCAATTCCCTATCCAGGACCTCGGCAGTGAAGCTGCTCAATGGCCACCAGGAGGAATGTGACTCTGGTGAATTGTCCTCGCATTAG
- the CUZD1 gene encoding CUB and zona pellucida-like domain-containing protein 1 has product MSPAGYLITLLLFVTTSSAEEKSVVPEARCGATLSDPYKPVQVQVNEDIDCTWTIDRPSNETTRVIFSTLDLNKNADCSQEHITISNENNEVLGVLCPDTPRIAVFESPGTVYIRVVTQSTALVRTAYFFYYSVTPDKVTACGGDLRGYSGTISSPNYPDRHPNFAYCLWHLEVPKNTKVTLTFTEIFTEVDPLCRFDFIAVYDGADTSAPILDILCGRKVATVQTTSDFVTLLFSADYANNYFGFSATYSVLPQNGDSSLACNGESMTVVLNPEYIASLGYSTSELALSDDTCLPQSLNPLIFEVPYYGCGTVKKAEGDLIHYTNTIKGDPGTGVITRRKDLQFVLTCELDNDSTVEILYQTSDELIFNNQEKGKYDVSLDFYTLPDYITPVSASPYLIDLNQTVYLQATVKTQDPDLTLFVDSCFASPQPDFQVPNYDLIKNGCVKDETYQNLPSDSGTARFSFNVFRFLNDHPSVYLQCRLVVCDSNDPESRCSKGCITRQRRDTSSKVWKTHAVLGPIRLKRHTEAEAAGSVAEKKEEVVKTDQGSLYVIGMAVLVVNVLILALVLMRYYRKQSTAYRYLPVATQ; this is encoded by the exons ATGTCCCCGGCGGGGTATCTAATAACCCTGCTCCTCTTTGTCACCACCTCATCAGCAGAAGAGAAATCGGTGGTCCCTGAGG CCCGATGTGGAGCTACCTTATCAGATCCTTATAAACCAGTCCAAGTCCAAGTTAACGAAGACATTGATTGTACCTGGACCATAGACAGACCAAGCAACGAGACCACAAGAGTCATCTTCTCCACCCTTGA CTTGAACAAGAATGCAGATTGTTCCCAGGAACATATCACCATCTCCAATGAGAACAATGAGGTTCTGGGAGTCCTGTGCCCGGACACCCCCAGGATTGCAGTGTTTGAATCTCCCGGCACAGTGTACATCCGGGTAGTCACTCAGTCCACGGCACTTGTGAGGACGGCGTATTTCTTCTACTATTCTGTTACTCCAGACAAAG TCACCGCATGTGGAGGAGACCTCCGAGGTTATTCCGGAACCATCTCCAGTCCCAACTATCCCGATCGCCATCCAAACTTTGCTTACTGTCTGTGGCATCTTGAAGTCCCAAAGAATACAAAAGTGACGCTGACTTTCACCGAAATCTT TACAGAAGTTGATCCCCTCTGCCGATTTGACTTCATCGCTGTATACGATGGAGCAGACACCAGCGCGCCAATCCTTGACATTCTCTGCGGTCGTAAAGTCGCTACTGTACAAACAACCTCCGACTTTGTGACTTTGTTATTCAGCGCAGACTATGCAAACAACTACTTCGGGTTCTCGGCTACCTATTCAGTGTTACCCCAAAACGGTGACA GCTCCTTGGCTTGTAACGGTGAATCCATGACAGTGGTTCTCAATCCAGAATATATCGCTTCCCTGGGATACAGCACCTCTGAACTGGCGCTAAGTGATGATACCTGCCTTCCTCAGTCACTTAATCCTTTAATATTTGAGGTGCCATACTATGGATGTGGCACAGTCAAAAAG gcagagggagaccTCATCCATTACACAAATACGATCAAGGGTGACCCAGGCACCGGCGTCATCACAAGGCGTAAAGATCTGCAGTTCGTTCTGACCTGTGAGCTGGACAATGACTCCACCGTCGAGATTTTATACCAAACATCCGATGAACTCATCTTTAACAACCAGGAAAAGGGGAAATATGACGTCAGCCTGGATTTCTACACATTACCAGATTACATCACTCCAGTGTCGGCCTCCCCTTACCTCATTGACCTCAATCAGACCGTGTATCTCCAGGCCACAGTGAAGACCCAGGATCCAGACCTCACGTTATTTGTGGATAGCTGCTTTGCATCCCCCCAACCCGATTTCCAAGTACCTAATTATGATCTTATTAAAAATGG ATGTGTCAAAGACGAAACTTACCAAAACCTCCCATCAGACAGTGGAACAGCCCGATTCAGTTTCAACGTCTTCAGATTCCTGAACGACCACCCATCTGTGTATCTGCAGTGTCGCCTCGTGGTATGTGACAGCAACGACCCCGAATCCCGTTGTAGTAAGGGATGTATCACTCGTCAACGCAGAGACACCAGCTCCAAGGTTTGGAAAACACACGCTGTGCTCGGACCAATCCGTCTGAAGCGTCACACTGAAGCCGAGGCTGcag GTTCCGTCGCCGAAAAGAAGGAAGAAGTTGTCAAGACGGATCAAGGCAGCTTGTATGTTATTGGCATGGCGGTTCTGGTGGTCAATGTTCTCATATTGGCACTGGTGCTGATGAGATATTAcaggaagcagtccacagcatacAGATACCTGCCCGTGGCCACTCAGTAA
- the MARCHF6 gene encoding E3 ubiquitin-protein ligase MARCHF6 yields the protein MEAAEEEDICRVCRSEGTAEKPLYHPCVCTGSIKFIHQECLVQWLKHSRKEYCELCKHRFAFTPIYSPDMPSRLPIQDICSGLITSIGTAIRYWFHYTLVAFAWLGVVPLTACRIYKCLFTGSVSSLLTLPLDMLSTENLLADCLQGFFVVTCTLCAFISLVWLREQIVHGGAPLWLDPNFQQPQNGLGPQQNEAQGAPHPAAENVAVDPAAVPPVENVVVGENPDLPEDQADDDDEEDNEDEAVIEDAADVNNGAQDDMNWNALEWDRAAEELTWERMLGLDGSLVFLEHVFWVVSLNTLFILVFAFCPYHIGHFSVVGLGFDCYVKASHFEGLLTTIVGYVLLAVALILCHSLAAIVRFQRSRRILGICYIVVKVSLLVVVEIGVFPLICGWWLDICSLEMFDATLKDRELSFQSAPGTTMFLHWLVGMVYVFYFASFILLLREVLRPGVLWFLRNLNDPDFNPVQEMIHLPIYRHLRRFILSVIVFGSIVILMLWLPIRIMKHVLPTFLPYNVMLYSDAPVSELSLELLLLQVVLPALLEQGHTRQWLKGLVRAWTVTAGYLLDLHSYLLGDQEESDNQANQQAANNPLIRNNPIPVVGEGLHAAHQAILQQGGPVGFQPYHRPIKFPLRIFLLIILMCITLLIASLLCLTLPVFVGRWLMSFWTGTAKIHELYTAACGLYVCWLSIRALTVLLAWMPQGRQVILLKVKEWSLTIMKTLVVAILLAGVVPLLLGLLFELIIVAPLRVPLDQTPLFYPWQDWALGVLHAKIIAAITLMGPQWWLKTVIEQVYANGIRNIDLHFILGKLAAPVIAVLLLSLCIPYIISAGIVLVMGVTFEMQTLVQRRIYPFLLMVVILIGVLSFQIRQFKRLYEHIKNDKYLVGQRLVNYERKSGKSKTSPLTFPTHLPRE from the coding sequence ATGGAGGCCGCAGAAGAAGAAGACATATGCAGGGTGTGCCGATCAGAGGGAACCGCAGAGAAACCGCTGTACCACCCGTGTGTGTGCACAGGCAGTATTAAGTTCATCCATCAGGAGTGCCTGGTGCAGTGGCTGAAGCACAGCAGGAAGGAGTACTGTGAGTTATGTAAGCACAGATTTGCCTTCACTCCCATCTACTCCCCGGACATGCCCTCGCGGCTGCCCATCCAGGACATCTGTTCAGGACTGATCACCAGTATAGGCACCGCCATCCGCTACTGGTTCCACTACACGCTGGTGGCGTTTGCGTGGCTGGGCGTGGTGCCGCTGACAGCATGCCGCATCTACAAGTGCTTATTTACCGGCTCCGTGAGCTCCCTGCTGACCCTGCCCCTGGATATGCTCTCCACCGAGAACCTCCTGGCCGACTGCCTGCAGGGCTTCTTCGTGGTCACCTGCACCCTCTGCGCCTTCATCAGCCTCGTCTGGTTACGAGAACAGATCGTCCACGGCGGGGCCCCCCTGTGGCTGGATCCCAACTTCCAGCAACCTCAGAACGGCCTGGGCCCGCAACAGAACGAAGCGCAAGGCGCCCCCCATCCCGCCGCTGAGAACGTCGCTGTGGACCCCGCCGCTGTTCCGCCGGTGGAGAATGTGGTGGTCGGTGAAAATCCCGATCTACCGGAAGATCAGGCGGATGATGATGACGAAGAAGACAATGAAGATGAAGCCGTGATCGAAGACGCAGCGGATGTCAACAACGGCGCCCAGGATGACATGAACTGGAACGCCTTAGAGTGGGATCGGGCGGCGGAGGAGCTGACGTGGGAGCGGATGCTGGGTCTGGACGGATCGCTGGTGTTCCTGGAGCACGTCTTCTGGGTGGTGTCCTTGAATACCCTCTTCATCCTGGTGTTTGCTTTCTGTCCTTACCACATCGGACACTTCTCTGTTGTCGGACTCGGATTTGATTGCTACGTGAAAGCCTCTCACTTCGAGGGACTCCTCACCACAATAGTCGGCTATGTCCTCCTGGCCGTCGCCTTGATTCTCTGCCACAGTCTGGCCGCCATTGTCAGGTTCCAGCGCTCCAGAAGAATACTGGGCATCTGCTACATCGTAGTCAAGGTCTCCTTACTGGTGGTGGTGGAGATTGGCGTGTTCCCCCTCATCTGCGGCTGGTGGTTGGACATTTGCTCGCTGGAAATGTTTGATGCCACTTTGAAAGACCGAGAACTAAGCTTCCAGTCCGCTCCAGGGACCACCATGTTTCTTCACTGGCTTGTCGGAATGGTCTACGTCTTCTACTTTGCATCTTTCATCCTGCTGCTGAGAGAGGTGCTAAGGCCAGGGGTGCTGTGGTTTCTCCGAAATTTAAATGATCCAGATTTTAATCCAGTCCAGGAAATGATCCACCTGCCGATTTATCGACATCTCAGAAGATTTATCTTATCAGTCATTGTCTTTGGATCTATCGTAATCCTTATGCTATGGCTTCCCATCCGTATTATGAAGCATGTGCTGCCCACCTTCTTGCCCTATAATGTCATGCTATACAGTGACGCTCCCGTGAGTGAACTGTCCTTGGAGCTGCTACTACTTCAGGTCGTTCTCCCAGCTTTGTTAGAGCAGGGACATACTCGGCAGTGGTTGAAAGGTCTGGTCAGGGCTTGGACTGTAACAGCTGGATATCTACTAGACTTACActcctatctactgggagaccaAGAGGAGAGTGACAACCAAGCTAACCAACAGGCTGCCAACAACCCGCTCATCCGAAACAATCCTATACCTGTGGTCGGAGAAGGTTTGCATGCCGCACATCAAGCCATATTACAACAAGGTGGGCCTGTAGGATTCCAGCCATATCACAGACCCATCAAATTTCCTCTCCGGATATTCTTGTTAATAATTTTGATGTGCATCACGTTACTGATCGCTAGTCTACTCTGCCTTACTCTCCCCGTGTTTGTAGGGCGGTGGCTCATGTCGTTCTGGACTGGGACTGCAAAAATCCACGAGCTGTACACCGCCGCCTGTGGTCTCTATGTTTGCTGGCTGTCTATCCGAGCCTTAACAGTACTGTTAGCGTGGATGCCACAAGGGCGACAGGTGATCCTACTAAAAGTCAAGGAATGGTCCCTCACCATAATGAAGACCCTAGTAGTGGCAATCCTTTTGGCTGGCGTTGTCCCCCTCCTGCTTGGTCTTCTCTTCGAGTTGATTATTGTGGCACCTCTCCGGGTTCCTCTGGATCAGACCCCGCTTTTTTATCCATGGCAAGACTGGGCCCTTGGCGTACTGCATGCCAAGATAATTGCCGCTATAACGCTAATGGGGCCTCAGTGGTGGCTAAAAACTGTGATAGAACAGGTCTACGCCAACGGGATCCGAAATATCGATCTGCACTTCATACTTGGCAAACTGGCCGCCCCGGTCATCGCTGTCCTCCTGCTGTCCCTGTGCATCCCCTACATTATCTCTGCTGGAATTGTACTGGTAATGGGTGTCACCTTCGAAATGCAGACTCTAGTGCAACGCCGCATATACCCGTTCCTACTGATGGTGGTGATACTAATAGGGGTCCTGTCTTTCCAAATCCGACAGTTTAAGCGGCTTTATGAACACATTAAGAACGATAAGTATCTCGTGGGTCAACGTCTTGTGAATTACGAACGCAAATCTGGAAAATCTAAAACCTCGCCTTTAACCTTTCCTACACATTTGCCACGGGAGTGA